The candidate division KSB1 bacterium genome contains the following window.
TATTTTCGACTAATTTTAAGTATTCCTTTATTTTATTATTTTTAAGAAACTTCTTGTTTTTTGTGAACTGCTGCCGAAATAAGAATACTGATTTCGTAAAGTAGAACCAAAGGTCCGGCTAAAAGCAATTGGGTGAAAACATCGGGTGGTGTTACGACTGCTGACAAAATAACCATGCCTACAATTCCGTGCCGGCGATAATGTCTCAAAAAATCGGGTGTCAGCAAACCGATTCTTGTCAAAAAAAAAGCCAGCACAGGCATCTCAAATATCAAACCAAAAACAAAAATTAACTGAGTAATAAATTGTAAGTATTCGTTTACCGCAATGGTAGCAATGAGATCTTGAGTCTCAAACCCAAGTAGAAATCTAAGTCCGAATTTCAAAACAATAAAGTAGCAAAAGAATGCGCCAAGAGCAAAGCAAAATGTTGAGAAAAAGATAACTGTGGGCAAATATTTTCTTTCAGTTCTTAATAAACCGGGGACAACAAATTGCCAAATCTGGTAAACAATTATGGGCAAAGCAACAATAATACCGACGAATACAGAAAGTTTAATACGAATCATGAAACCGCCGGTCGGCGTCAAAAAAATGAGTCCCTGAGTAGGATCTTTGCCCAAATATTTGGCTGCGTCATTGTAAGGTGTAACCAGAATGTTAAGAACTCTTTCAGAAAAAAAATAGATGACAATTGCCGAGCCAACGATCGCAACGATGGATTTAATAAGACGCCACCTGAGCTCTTCCAGGTGATCTAGAAATGGCATCTCCTTTTTCTGTGATGTCGTTTTCGAATTCATAGCTATCAATAAAAAAGCAGATAGCCACAAAATCGTTCCGTTACTATCTGCAACCTAGTACTTTTCTCAAATGATGGTTCAACGGGCGGTCTTTTTTCCCTTACTGAGTTCCTCCAATTCGCTCAGAAATTCTTCTCTATCTT
Protein-coding sequences here:
- the tatC gene encoding twin-arginine translocase subunit TatC, yielding MPFLDHLEELRWRLIKSIVAIVGSAIVIYFFSERVLNILVTPYNDAAKYLGKDPTQGLIFLTPTGGFMIRIKLSVFVGIIVALPIIVYQIWQFVVPGLLRTERKYLPTVIFFSTFCFALGAFFCYFIVLKFGLRFLLGFETQDLIATIAVNEYLQFITQLIFVFGLIFEMPVLAFFLTRIGLLTPDFLRHYRRHGIVGMVILSAVVTPPDVFTQLLLAGPLVLLYEISILISAAVHKKQEVS